DNA from Sulfurimonas xiamenensis:
CTATAGAAAATTTTGAACCAAAAAGATAGACCCATGCGCGCTCGCCGTAGTATGACCACGATATCATGGTTGAAAAAGCAAAAAGGGTTATACTTACCGATAGTATGGCAGGAAACCAGTCAATGACAGTTCCATATGCCACGCTTGTAAGAGCCGCACCCTGTTTTGCCTCTATGAGATCAACATAGGCTCCATCATGAGCATAAACACCTGTTATAACGATAACAAGCGCGGTCATGGTACAGATGACGATAGTATCTATAAACGGCTCATAAAGAGCTACCAGTCCTTGTCTGACAGGATATTTTGTTTTAACGGGAGCATGTGCAACCGGAGAAGAGCCGATGCCCGCTTCACTTGAGAAAACGGCTCTTTGAAAACCTTGGATAAGTGACCCTATGATACCACCATAAATCGCACTTGTTGAAAAAGCTTCTGTAAAAATAATACTAAAAGCATCAACTATCTTCTCAGAGTGGTGCCCCAAGATCCATAAAGAAGCGCTTATATATATGATTGCCATTAGAGGAACAAGTGCTTCAGTGATATGTGCTATTCTCGTAACACCGCCTATAATAACAAAGCCGACAAGAGTAGCGATAATAATTCCAAAGATTATAGGATAATTTCCAAAAAATGGAACCTCTTGAGAGATAGCGCTTAGTGCCTGTGAGACTTGAAAAGTATTTCCGCCGCCGATAGCTCCGCCGATCATAAAAACAGCAAAAACAACAGCAAGAACTTTACCGAATTTTGCATACCCTTTTTTTGCCAAACCCTTTGAGAGATACTCCATTGCACCGCCCATAATAGTCCCGTCTTTTAAAAACTCTCTGTATTGCAGAGAGAGTGTTACTTCTGTAAACTTAAGACTCATTCCCAAAAAACCGGCGACTATCATCCAAAAAGTTGCTCCGGGACCTCCGATAGCGATGGCAAGAGCAACACCGGCGATGTTTCCAAGTCCGACTGTAGCACTTAATGCAGTTGTTAATGCACCAAAAGAGGAGATTTGCCCAGTATCGTCTGCAGTATTGTATTTGCCTCTTATGATATTAAAAGAGTGGCCAAACGCTCTTAGGTTTATAAAGTTGTGTAAAAATGTAAGATATATACCTCCAGCAATAAGCCACACAACTAAAAACGGCAAGGTGACCCCATCTACCGTTCCAAAAAGAATGTCAAAAAATAGAAGTGTCTCTAAAAAAGAGTTTATATTACTAAATACTTCACCCAAAATTAACCTTTCAAAACCATATAGATGTTATTGTAACAAACTAATCTTAATCTCTTTTTGTATTGATTTTGAATTTTTTTGATAATATGCAAGAAAACTATTGACATTTTAAAAGTAATTAACTATAATTTCGCCTCATTAATCAGCTACTAGGTTGTTTTAATGTTATAGGTCGGGGTGTAGCTCAGTATGGTTAGAGTACCTGGTTTGGGACCAGGGGGCCGAAGGTTCGAGTCCTTTCACCCCGACCACCCTTTTATATTTAAAAAATATGGTGAGATTAGCTCAGCTGGTTAGAGCACTGGTTTGTGGTGCCGGGGGTCACGGGTTCGAATCCCGCATCTCACCCCATAAATCTTAAATATAAAAAAACTTAATAATAATAAACTTTGTGGCGTCCGTGGCTCAACTGGATAGAGTTTCGGACTTCGGATCCGACGGTTATAGGTTCGAATCCTATCGGGCGCACCATTTTTTATAAATGTATGCGTCCTTAGCTCAGCTGGATAGAGCAATGCCCTTCTAAGGCATCGGTCACACGTTCGAATCGTGTAGGGCGTACCACCTTTACACTGTTAAACAATCACATGCGGATGTGGTGAAATTGGTATACACGCCAGACTTAGGATCTGGTGCCGCAAGGCGTGGAGGTTCAAGTCCTCTCATCCGCACCACCCCTAAAATAGGGAATTTCAAGAGATTTCACTCTCACTTTAAGAAAATTTCAAAATCAACTTTTTATTTACCACCTGCTGGTTTTAGTGCCATTACTTATCCCTATGTTTGAGACTATTTTCAAAAATAGTATATTTAGCTTCCGAACCTTCCTTTATAGACCACTCTTTTATTGATTGAAGATCATATTCATTTTGTTGGGCAACCCATATAGCTTGTTGCAATGATTGCTCATCATCCCAATGGTAGTATGCAGCAAGTCTATCTTTGATGCAGTCTGTTGGAGTTAAAAGTCTTAGTACACCTGCTTCTGTATCAATTTCAGCGATATTTTCAACAGGTGCATCACCAACACCTAATGGACCAGAAGGAAACTCTATAAAAAATTTTGTATCGTCATGCACAAAATATTTATTGTGTTCTTTAAATCCAAGTTCCTTCATTACCGCATGGATCTTTTTAAATTGTTCATTGTATTGGTTGATTAGATCTAAATCCCAAGATGTATATTCACCTCTACTATAAATTTCTACACATGAACCACCAGAGAGAACAACATGTATATCTTTAGCGATAAGAGCATCACATATCAGTCCTCCTAGTTCTTTTAAATCCATATCTTTAATTTGTTTTTTCATAAAGGTTTTCCTACTCTTCTTGGTCGTTTTCTTTGCATATCTAGTTTTTCTTTTAACTCTGGTTTGTAATATAGTCTCGCTTTATCAAGTAATGTAGTAAGCTCAGGAAGAAATGCGTATCTTGGATTAAAAAAATAGATTTTAGTTCGACCAGACATTTTACTTAGTGCCAAACCATTCTCTTCAAAATGTTTCAGTTGGTTTTGAATAGATGGCAAAGATACATCAAAATATTTAGCTATCTCCCGTGCATAACCTTCTTTGAATACAAGAAGATACTGTAAGGTTAATTCTCGGTTTTTGGTACCCAAAAGTGCTTCTAACATGCTTGCTCCTAATAATGATATAAATATTATATCATTTGACATAAATATTATATCATAAAATAGATTGATTAATAAAATTTAGTTAGATGCCAAATTGTACTTGAAAAATCATTTTTTTACTACAGTTTTTACTACAAAATTTGAAAAACAATGAAAATGGATGATGTAGAATGAAAGTTTAAAACCTTTTATAAAGTCCTAAATATAGGAGTTTTGAAAGAAAATGAAACTGTTTAAGAAAAGATGAAAAGAGTTAAAAAATAGACTTAGGATCTGGTGCCGCAAGGCGTGGAGGTTCAACTCCTCTCATCCGCACCAGCAAAATAATCTTCAATATTTAGCTTTTTCTCAACACGCCCATTCAACAATCAAGTGTGTCAATCTTTTAGTTTGTAGATGTCATCTCCGGCGTGAAATACACAAAATATAGTATTGTATGCTTTTGCTTGTTCGTGCATTATTTTGTTTTCTATACTGGATTCATTACAAAAGTTTTTGATTTTGGATATAGCTTCTTGTTGTCCGGAAAATGAGATGATATAGTCACCCTTATAACCGATTTTTGTACACATGTTTACTATATCAAGTTCTATTGCAAACTTTACCAACTCTTTCATCTCTTTTATAAACACTTTGTTTCTCGTTTAGTTTTTTATTATTGTAATGATTGACAAAGTATATCTAAAAAAAGTATAAAATGATAAAAGAATCTGAAGTTTGAATTTGGTAAAATTCAACAATTGAATTTTCATGCAACAAAAGGGTAAAATGTTGATAAATGAAGAGGCTGAGGGACTTATGAACTCAAACTTAAAATATAAAGGCAGTAGATGAAGATAGCAATAGCAGGTACGGGATATGTGGGACTAAGCAACGGGATTTTACTAGCGCAGCATAACGAAGTGGTCGCACTGGATATCATTCCTGAAAAGGTGGAGATGATAAACAAAGGTATCTCGCCGATAGAAGATAAAGATATACAAGAGTATCTAACAACACTAATCACTAACCCCCAAAAACTAAACCCTGATAATAAAGGAAGCTTCCGCGCCACTTTAGATAAAAACGAAGCATACGAAAATGCTGAGTATGTTATTGTAGCGACGCCGACCGACTATGACCCGGATACAAACTACTTTAACACCAAAAGCATAGAGTATGTTATAGACAATGTGCTTAGTATCAACCCGCATGCTGTCATAGTTATAAAATCCACAATCCCGGTAGGCTATA
Protein-coding regions in this window:
- a CDS encoding winged helix-turn-helix domain-containing protein, producing MLEALLGTKNRELTLQYLLVFKEGYAREIAKYFDVSLPSIQNQLKHFEENGLALSKMSGRTKIYFFNPRYAFLPELTTLLDKARLYYKPELKEKLDMQRKRPRRVGKPL
- a CDS encoding alanine/glycine:cation symporter family protein; the protein is MGEVFSNINSFLETLLFFDILFGTVDGVTLPFLVVWLIAGGIYLTFLHNFINLRAFGHSFNIIRGKYNTADDTGQISSFGALTTALSATVGLGNIAGVALAIAIGGPGATFWMIVAGFLGMSLKFTEVTLSLQYREFLKDGTIMGGAMEYLSKGLAKKGYAKFGKVLAVVFAVFMIGGAIGGGNTFQVSQALSAISQEVPFFGNYPIIFGIIIATLVGFVIIGGVTRIAHITEALVPLMAIIYISASLWILGHHSEKIVDAFSIIFTEAFSTSAIYGGIIGSLIQGFQRAVFSSEAGIGSSPVAHAPVKTKYPVRQGLVALYEPFIDTIVICTMTALVIVITGVYAHDGAYVDLIEAKQGAALTSVAYGTVIDWFPAILSVSITLFAFSTMISWSYYGERAWVYLFGSKFSIVYKILFLSLTVIGTVVSTGLLVDFSFMLLLAMALPNILGLFILGGDVKKELNVYMEKLKSGELDREAIR